The Vigna unguiculata cultivar IT97K-499-35 chromosome 6, ASM411807v1, whole genome shotgun sequence genome contains a region encoding:
- the LOC114188478 gene encoding disease resistance protein RPP8-like, which produces MASDTAEILKQNFLEFFKDIELFNLSPPITSLLTEINKEFVENTGFWSPPPVESLCHFYQLDHAIGECRINKKTFSIFSRFDPVERTNDVLKDIKKNLQVVRESKNNINEYSTSPLFSSCRYPTRNDAPDLSVFDGEIEKIVKRLESNDGFKAIGVHGMCGTGKTTLAKMVLSDPRVREKYKKPIWVCLYDMQSEEEMDIRIVKEMLALLDDDPDLLAEEPEDKWLLKNLHDKLLHQEKYLIVLDSVWHCNDWFNDLFCVDQNDGDASKELFSQALPKDTGGAVIVTSRQKAVTTTLVHEENLIHVKPWDDEKLKKLVKQCLKRQEKSYVEITEENINCVAYHCHGIPFVAATLSGWIAEQIIKKSDSN; this is translated from the coding sequence ATGGCCTCAGACACTGCTGAAATCCTTAAACAAAACTTCTTGGAATTTTTCAAAGATATTGAGCTTTTCAACCTATCACCACCCATCACTTCCCTATTGACTGAAATAAACAAAGAATTCGTAGAGAACACGGGATTCTGGTCACCTCCACCTGTTGAATCCCTCTGTCATTTCTACCAACTGGATCATGCAATTGGCGAGTGTCGAATAAACAAGAAAACCTTCTCCATATTCTCGCGTTTTGATCCAGTAGAACGTACCAACGACGTGTTGAAAGATATCAAGAAAAACCTCCAAGTCGTGAGGGAGtccaaaaataatatcaatgaaTACTCAACCTCCCCCTTGTTCTCTTCATGCAGGTACCCCACAAGAAATGATGCACCAGACCTTTCAGTATTCGACGGAGAAATCGAAAAGATCGTGAAACGGCTTGAATCCAATGATGGGTTCAAGGCCATTGGTGTTCATGGAATGTGCGGCACGGGAAAGACCACTCTTGCCAAAATGGTTCTGAGTGATCCACGAGTGAGAGAGAAGTACAAGAAGCCCATATGGGTGTGTTTGTACGACATGCAATCGGAAGAAGAAATGGATATCAGGATCGTTAAGGAGATGTTGGCACTTTTGGATGATGACCCTGATCTATTGGCGGAGGAACCTGAAGATAAGTGGCTGCTGAAGAATCTTCACGATAAACTCTTGCATCAGGAGaagtacttgattgtgttggATAGTGTGTGGCATTGCAATGATTGGTTTAATGATTTGTTCTGTGTTGATCAGAATGATGGTGATGCGAGCAAAGAACTGTTTTCCCAAGCCTTGCCCAAGGACACTGGTGGTGCTGTTATTGTCACCAGCAGACAAAAGGCAGTGACCACTACATTGGTGCATGAAGAGAATTTGATTCATGTTAAGCCTtgggatgatgaaaaattgaagaAGCTTGTGAAGCAGTGTTTGAAAAGACAAGAGAAGAGTTATGTGGAGATAACTGAGGAAAACATAAACTGTGTTGCTTATCATTGTCATGGTATTCCTTTTGTTGCTGCAACCCTCTCGGGTTGGATAGCTGAGCAAATCATCAAAAAGTCAGATTCTAATTGA